From Candidatus Neomarinimicrobiota bacterium, the proteins below share one genomic window:
- the hisH gene encoding imidazole glycerol phosphate synthase subunit HisH, which produces MKTGIIRYSAGNVYSVAMALERLGESYQVSDDPEVLQACDRIIFPGVGEAVTALKDLDMKGLTKFIKSYNRPFLGICLGMQILCRDTEENNARGLGIFNPKVRKFRGDLKIPHMGWNTLHNMDSLLFSGIPEGSSVYFVHSYYAELSEQSSSWCNYGKDFSASLEKGNYYGVQFHPEKSGETGSKILKNFLEKT; this is translated from the coding sequence GTGAAAACCGGTATTATACGCTATTCTGCCGGCAATGTTTATTCTGTTGCCATGGCTCTGGAAAGACTGGGTGAATCGTATCAGGTGAGTGATGATCCGGAGGTTCTTCAGGCCTGTGATCGTATCATTTTTCCCGGTGTGGGAGAAGCGGTAACGGCATTGAAAGACCTTGATATGAAGGGACTTACGAAATTTATTAAAAGTTATAACCGCCCCTTTTTGGGGATTTGCCTCGGTATGCAGATCCTGTGCCGCGATACGGAGGAAAACAATGCACGGGGACTTGGAATTTTCAATCCGAAGGTGCGCAAATTCCGGGGGGATCTGAAAATTCCCCACATGGGATGGAACACTCTGCATAATATGGATTCCCTGCTTTTTTCAGGAATTCCCGAAGGAAGCAGTGTTTATTTTGTCCACAGCTATTATGCCGAACTTTCAGAGCAAAGTTCTTCCTGGTGCAATTATGGCAAGGATTTTTCCGCATCACTGGAAAAGGGGAATTACTATGGTGTACAGTTTCACCCGGAAAAAAGCGGGGAAACAGGTTCAAAAATTCTGAAAAACTTTCTGGAGAAGACATGA
- the hisA gene encoding 1-(5-phosphoribosyl)-5-[(5-phosphoribosylamino) me thylideneamino]imidazole-4-carboxamide isomerase, with amino-acid sequence MIILPAIDIMDGEVVRLEKGNFSRRKNYGTDPVSLAKFYKNAGFSYLHVVDLDAAKTGQPVNQSLIVDIARESGLFVDVGGGLKEEEDIAFYLENGVFAVNMGSLAVKEPGRTAKLIQKFGGDRIYVSLDLLGEDVRIHGWQEKATVKWQDLMKKLIKGGAETFVMTDISRDGMLSGVSEDFYKRILNTFPDIRLFASGGVSGLEDIRVLDRLGVYGVITGKALLEGKLKTEELAEWLC; translated from the coding sequence ATGATTATCTTACCTGCGATAGACATTATGGATGGAGAGGTTGTTCGTCTTGAAAAAGGAAATTTTTCCCGGAGAAAAAACTATGGTACCGATCCTGTATCACTGGCAAAATTTTATAAAAACGCCGGATTTTCTTATCTGCATGTAGTGGATTTGGATGCGGCAAAAACCGGCCAACCGGTAAATCAGTCTTTGATTGTTGATATTGCCAGAGAAAGTGGACTCTTTGTCGATGTGGGAGGTGGATTAAAAGAAGAAGAGGACATAGCCTTTTACCTTGAGAATGGCGTTTTTGCTGTAAATATGGGGAGTCTGGCTGTAAAAGAACCGGGCAGAACGGCAAAACTGATTCAGAAATTCGGTGGCGACAGAATCTATGTCAGTCTGGATTTACTGGGAGAAGATGTGCGTATCCATGGCTGGCAGGAAAAAGCAACGGTCAAATGGCAGGATCTTATGAAAAAGTTAATCAAAGGCGGGGCAGAAACCTTTGTGATGACCGATATCAGCCGGGACGGCATGCTCAGCGGTGTATCCGAGGACTTTTATAAGAGAATTTTGAATACTTTTCCTGATATCCGGCTCTTCGCCAGCGGAGGTGTGTCTGGTTTGGAGGATATACGTGTACTGGATCGTCTGGGTGTATACGGTGTGATAACGGGAAAAGCCCTGTTGGAAGGAAAACTGAAAACCGAAGAACTGGCGGAGTGGTTATGCTAA
- the hisF gene encoding imidazole glycerol phosphate synthase subunit HisF, whose product MLKKRIIPCLDIKDGRTVKGINFINLKDAGDPVELAQAYSDQGADELVFLDITATVEKRKTLAELVRNIARAIHIPFTVGGGISSVEDVNILLDSGADKISVNTSAVNNPELIDKLANRFGSQCVVLAVDTKRIHGTDIVFIHGGRTPTERKTFKWLKEGVDRGAGEILLTSMDHDGTKDGFALELTRKASATVSVPVIASGGAGNMEHFVQVFNEGKADAALAASIFHYGEISIPELKHYLSKQNIEVRL is encoded by the coding sequence ATGCTAAAAAAGCGCATTATACCGTGCCTGGATATAAAAGACGGACGGACGGTAAAGGGTATAAATTTTATTAACCTGAAGGATGCCGGTGATCCGGTAGAGCTCGCACAAGCCTATTCGGATCAGGGAGCCGATGAACTGGTCTTTCTGGATATCACCGCTACGGTGGAAAAACGAAAAACACTGGCTGAGCTGGTTCGAAATATTGCCCGGGCAATCCATATTCCATTTACTGTCGGTGGTGGAATATCTTCTGTGGAGGATGTGAATATTCTTTTGGATTCCGGTGCTGATAAAATATCAGTTAACACATCTGCCGTCAACAATCCGGAGTTAATTGACAAACTGGCAAATCGTTTTGGAAGCCAGTGTGTGGTTTTGGCTGTAGATACAAAGAGAATACATGGAACGGATATTGTTTTTATCCATGGCGGAAGGACTCCCACAGAAAGGAAAACGTTTAAATGGCTGAAAGAGGGAGTGGATCGGGGGGCAGGTGAAATTTTACTCACGTCCATGGATCACGACGGGACAAAGGATGGATTTGCCCTGGAACTCACCCGGAAAGCCTCCGCAACGGTCTCCGTGCCCGTCATTGCCAGTGGCGGTGCGGGTAATATGGAACACTTTGTACAGGTCTTCAATGAAGGCAAAGCCGACGCTGCCCTGGCGGCGTCTATCTTTCATTACGGTGAAATATCCATACCTGAATTAAAACACTATTTATCAAAACAGAATATTGAGGTCAGATTATGA
- the hisIE gene encoding bifunctional phosphoribosyl-AMP cyclohydrolase/phosphoribosyl-ATP diphosphatase HisIE, which yields MIDFDKSEGLVPAIIQDSRSGVVLMLGYMNREAYEKTVKEKRVTFFSRSRQKLWTKGETSGNFLTVKEIITDCDEDTLLIKVVPAGPVCHTGADTCFDEINKPDSLEFLRSLETLIQERKRELPEKSYTTRLFREGIPKISQKVGEEAVETIIEAMKEDQERFKEESADLMYHLLVLATALDVTFDEIVDTLRKRH from the coding sequence ATGATTGATTTTGACAAATCGGAAGGACTCGTTCCTGCCATTATTCAGGACAGCCGGAGTGGGGTTGTTCTTATGTTGGGTTACATGAATCGTGAAGCCTATGAAAAAACAGTGAAGGAAAAGAGAGTTACCTTTTTCAGCAGAAGTCGGCAGAAATTGTGGACAAAAGGGGAGACCAGCGGAAATTTTCTGACCGTTAAGGAAATTATCACGGATTGTGATGAAGATACTCTGTTGATTAAAGTTGTTCCTGCCGGTCCTGTATGTCATACAGGGGCGGATACCTGTTTTGACGAAATCAATAAACCGGATTCACTTGAATTTTTACGATCATTGGAAACACTAATTCAGGAACGAAAAAGGGAACTCCCGGAGAAATCCTATACCACCCGTCTTTTCCGTGAAGGAATTCCGAAAATTTCACAAAAAGTGGGTGAAGAAGCCGTGGAAACCATCATTGAGGCGATGAAAGAAGATCAAGAACGCTTCAAAGAAGAGAGTGCAGACCTGATGTATCACCTTTTGGTCCTGGCTACAGCACTTGATGTCACTTTCGATGAGATAGTCGATACATTAAGAAAAAGGCATTAG
- a CDS encoding HlyD family efflux transporter periplasmic adaptor subunit: MPIICNNLIKTILCLTGVVFIQSCSEEPNKFDAQGNFETEEIHVSAQESGILLWSSIREGEKLFQGDTVGLIDTMMFHLTKEQLLAQSELIDFKHRSIDAEKEVLLAQLKPLKNDLKRMKALYESDAATKQELDHVQGKVETLMKQLEALDVKEDGISHEKAVVGKQIQQADFHLHQCHIINPVNGTILTRYIQAGELVQPGRYLYTIAPLDPLTLRVYISGVQLSEIRIGDTVTVMTDSKNGYQTHEGIVRWISSEAEFTPRQIQTREERVHLVYAVKIDVPNPNGIFKTGMPAEVIF, translated from the coding sequence ATGCCTATAATTTGTAATAATCTAATTAAAACAATTCTATGCCTGACAGGAGTAGTATTCATCCAATCCTGTTCAGAAGAACCCAATAAATTTGATGCCCAGGGAAACTTTGAAACAGAAGAGATCCATGTATCGGCTCAGGAAAGCGGAATTCTCCTGTGGAGTTCTATAAGGGAAGGAGAAAAACTGTTTCAAGGGGATACCGTGGGATTAATAGATACCATGATGTTTCATCTCACAAAAGAGCAGCTTCTGGCACAAAGTGAACTTATTGATTTTAAGCATCGATCGATTGATGCAGAGAAAGAAGTCCTACTTGCACAGTTAAAACCTTTAAAAAACGATTTAAAGCGGATGAAAGCTTTGTATGAATCGGATGCTGCGACCAAACAGGAATTGGATCATGTGCAGGGTAAAGTTGAAACACTTATGAAACAGTTGGAAGCATTGGATGTGAAAGAAGACGGGATCAGCCATGAAAAAGCTGTTGTGGGAAAACAGATACAACAGGCAGACTTTCATCTTCATCAATGTCATATTATAAATCCAGTGAATGGTACAATCTTAACCCGTTATATTCAAGCAGGTGAATTGGTTCAACCCGGCAGATATTTATATACAATCGCACCACTGGATCCGCTAACTCTCCGGGTTTATATCAGTGGAGTTCAGCTATCAGAAATCAGGATTGGTGATACCGTCACAGTAATGACGGATTCCAAAAATGGATATCAAACTCATGAGGGAATTGTCCGGTGGATTTCATCTGAAGCGGAATTTACACCCCGTCAGATTCAAACACGGGAAGAACGCGTCCACTTGGTCTATGCTGTTAAAATTGATGTACCCAACCCAAATGGAATTTTTAAAACGGGTATGCCGGCAGAGGTAATTTTTTAG